One window from the genome of Polynucleobacter sp. MWH-Svant-W18 encodes:
- a CDS encoding 3',5'-cyclic-nucleotide phosphodiesterase, whose protein sequence is MTCTLRVLGCSGGISADLRTTSLLLNENILIDAGTGVGDLTLDQLRKIDHVFLTHSHLDHICSIPFIADAVGGSRDKPLKVYGIYKTIHALQEHIFNNVIWPDFTKIPSAKNPFISLHLLEIDEPFKMDGISIIALPVDHSIAANAYAINSGSGTLVFSGDTGMSDDLWKAINQQKQIKHIIIETSFSDQEEELAIVSGHLSPSLLMKELDKLNSKACDSSLQVWVCHLKPDGGDAIMQEIASLSESHNIKPQKLTRNTLLQF, encoded by the coding sequence ATGACCTGTACTTTAAGAGTTTTGGGCTGTAGCGGTGGCATTAGCGCAGACCTACGTACCACCTCCCTACTTCTCAATGAGAATATTCTCATTGATGCTGGCACTGGTGTTGGCGACCTTACCCTAGATCAATTACGAAAAATTGATCATGTATTTTTGACGCATAGTCATCTAGACCATATTTGCAGTATTCCATTTATTGCTGATGCCGTTGGGGGCTCAAGAGACAAGCCACTAAAAGTCTATGGCATCTACAAAACCATTCATGCTTTACAAGAACATATTTTTAATAATGTGATTTGGCCTGATTTCACAAAAATACCAAGTGCCAAGAACCCTTTTATTTCACTTCACTTACTTGAAATCGATGAGCCATTCAAAATGGATGGCATCTCTATTATCGCTTTACCGGTAGACCATAGCATTGCAGCCAATGCATATGCGATTAACTCTGGTAGCGGAACATTAGTCTTTAGTGGCGACACTGGTATGAGCGATGATTTGTGGAAAGCAATAAACCAACAAAAGCAAATCAAGCACATCATTATTGAAACTTCGTTCTCCGATCAAGAGGAAGAACTGGCGATAGTATCTGGTCACCTATCCCCTTCTTTATTAATGAAAGAATTAGATAAGCTTAATTCGAAGGCGTGTGATTCTAGCCTTCAAGTATGGGTTTGCCATTTAAAGCCTGATGGCGGAGATGCCATCATGCAAGAAATTGCCAGTCTATCTGAGTCACACAATATTAAGCCTCAGAAACTCACCAGAAATACCCTACTTCAGTTTTAA